A section of the Flavobacteriales bacterium genome encodes:
- a CDS encoding DUF4856 domain-containing protein has translation MPRLSNRILFVISISISSFILNSCNSDNGSDLDVPSIYNFTRNGSSTVDYSGQTERLDMLELMGTYMKSANAVGSAPLDANKLKDMFANQNDAFTGQTFAKDLRSKCFQNDVAMFESFMDELAIASQASGTAYSGTAGVLVDGSADSTIGYRVNANGIELRQVIIKGLMGAVFYYQAMEVYLSADGMGVVGNEDVENGENYTQMEHYFDEAFGYFGVPTDFPDLATVDDARFWGEYCNKTNGGLYSGMNDEVADAFRTARAAITARDYEIRDQAIQKIQDKWAIIAAASAVDYLSEGLSTSGTPNYKRHHEMSEGIGFLLALKYHFAGGNSKYPPNYTYSHIEDALAIVGPNTNLYNLTDQQIETAIEHIRMAFPSGEIQ, from the coding sequence ATGCCCAGACTATCCAACCGCATCCTATTCGTAATAAGTATTTCTATTTCATCTTTTATTCTGAACTCTTGCAACTCAGATAATGGTTCGGACCTTGACGTTCCGTCTATCTACAACTTTACCCGCAATGGTAGCTCAACGGTAGACTATTCAGGTCAGACCGAAAGACTCGATATGCTGGAACTGATGGGTACGTATATGAAGTCTGCGAATGCGGTCGGCTCAGCTCCACTGGATGCGAACAAATTGAAAGACATGTTTGCCAATCAGAATGACGCGTTCACGGGGCAAACGTTTGCTAAAGACCTAAGGTCCAAGTGTTTTCAGAATGACGTGGCCATGTTTGAGTCTTTTATGGATGAACTTGCAATTGCAAGTCAAGCAAGCGGAACGGCATACAGCGGAACGGCCGGAGTATTGGTGGATGGAAGTGCAGATTCGACCATCGGTTACCGCGTAAATGCCAATGGAATAGAGCTCAGACAGGTCATTATCAAAGGACTGATGGGAGCCGTATTCTATTATCAGGCAATGGAAGTATATCTTTCTGCGGATGGAATGGGAGTGGTCGGTAATGAAGATGTGGAAAATGGTGAGAATTACACACAAATGGAACACTATTTTGACGAGGCATTCGGTTATTTTGGAGTGCCCACAGATTTCCCGGACTTAGCTACCGTTGATGACGCACGATTTTGGGGTGAGTACTGCAACAAGACCAATGGTGGGCTATATTCTGGAATGAATGATGAAGTTGCCGATGCTTTCCGAACAGCCCGTGCTGCCATTACTGCACGAGATTATGAAATACGGGATCAGGCCATTCAGAAGATTCAGGATAAATGGGCCATTATTGCCGCAGCAAGTGCTGTAGATTACTTGAGCGAGGGGTTGTCAACTTCAGGTACACCGAACTACAAACGTCATCATGAGATGAGTGAAGGGATCGGTTTCTTGCTGGCGCTCAAATATCATTTTGCTGGAGGCAATTCTAAATATCCACCGAATTACACTTATTCGCATATTGAAGACGCGTTGGCCATTGTCGGACCGAATACGAATCTTTACAACCTTACCGATCAGCAGATAGAGACGGCCATTGAGCATATTAGAATGGCTTTTCCAAGCGGTGAAATCCAATAA
- a CDS encoding TonB-dependent receptor plug domain-containing protein has product MSFPRTAIFWLFLLFCIPSAFAQITIKGVVRDEAEEPLFGVVVHVEGVPDNFSTDEKGRYRLDGLTPGLKKITYFQQGYKKEERTIDPKNGTHILDVILKPLSKDLNTVTVTDKREDNGVMTTLRAVDGMAIYAGRKTEVIQLDKVTANLASNRARQVFSQVTGLNIWESDCGGIQIGVGGRGLSPSRTENFNTRQNGYDIAADALGYPESYYSPPMLAVKKIEVVRGAASLQYGPQFGGMLNFVMKEGPDSAKIQAEAVQSVGSYGFYNTYTSLGGTIGRFNYYTSFQYRLGKCWRCNSEFDSYNAYAALKYTSKKGTTIKAEYTRMWYLARQAGGLTDAQFAQDPRASYRDRNWFRVKWNVMALSIRHEFSSATKVDVRLFGLMAIREALGFLSPPNVSDPINNPGVSDIDKYRNLIHGDFNNVGGEFRFLQRYHIKNQPQTFLTGVRVYKGFTKSRQGAADSTYGPVFEYVDVVANQSASSHPSGNVAWFAENVFNLRKNLSITPGVRIEYIDTKTVGSSHTVYRDQADNVILDSLKTGESRRKRWFPLFGIGVSYKPLKGIELYANFSQNYKSINFNDLWVANPSYKTDPNMKDETGYNADLGIRGRIRNAFQYEVTGFMMMYNDRIGYVQQVDPLLYSVYRLRTNVANARSVGVESYLRWSTIQTFRPNSDWKLDVFSNITWLSAKYIASEESAFRNKRVELTPALLIRTGLDFGYKDFRMSYLFSYTDKQFTDATNSISTGNSVNGLVPSYYVMDLNFAYKYWKLTFNAGIENLTNNWYFTRRAVGYPGPGIIPSSGRTFYITIAIKV; this is encoded by the coding sequence ATGTCATTTCCTCGTACTGCCATTTTTTGGCTGTTCCTTCTTTTCTGCATTCCGAGTGCATTTGCGCAGATCACCATCAAAGGTGTGGTGCGCGATGAGGCGGAAGAACCGCTTTTTGGAGTGGTTGTGCATGTGGAAGGCGTGCCAGACAATTTCTCTACGGATGAAAAAGGGCGCTATAGACTGGACGGCCTTACGCCTGGGCTAAAGAAGATCACCTATTTCCAGCAGGGATACAAAAAGGAGGAAAGAACGATCGACCCCAAGAACGGGACACACATTCTGGATGTGATCCTGAAGCCACTTTCAAAGGACCTGAACACGGTTACGGTAACGGATAAGCGTGAAGACAATGGTGTGATGACCACGCTACGTGCAGTAGATGGAATGGCCATTTATGCGGGAAGAAAGACCGAGGTTATTCAGTTGGATAAGGTCACGGCCAATTTGGCATCGAACCGTGCGCGGCAGGTTTTTTCGCAGGTTACGGGGCTCAACATTTGGGAATCGGACTGTGGCGGTATACAGATCGGAGTAGGAGGTAGAGGCTTGAGTCCGAGTCGAACCGAGAACTTCAATACGCGCCAGAATGGTTATGATATTGCTGCAGATGCGCTTGGCTATCCTGAAAGTTACTACTCGCCACCGATGCTTGCGGTGAAAAAGATCGAAGTGGTGCGCGGTGCGGCCTCGCTGCAATATGGCCCGCAGTTCGGTGGGATGCTCAATTTTGTGATGAAAGAAGGCCCCGACAGTGCCAAGATTCAAGCTGAGGCGGTTCAGTCGGTCGGTTCGTATGGCTTTTACAATACGTACACGTCTTTGGGAGGAACCATTGGACGATTCAATTATTACACGTCATTCCAATACCGCTTGGGCAAATGTTGGCGTTGCAATTCTGAATTTGACAGTTACAACGCTTACGCTGCGCTGAAGTACACTTCGAAAAAAGGAACTACCATAAAAGCCGAATACACGCGTATGTGGTATTTGGCGCGTCAGGCAGGAGGGCTCACAGATGCACAGTTCGCACAGGATCCGCGAGCTTCCTACCGCGATAGAAACTGGTTTCGCGTAAAATGGAATGTGATGGCACTTTCCATTCGACATGAGTTCTCTTCGGCCACAAAAGTGGATGTGCGCCTGTTCGGATTGATGGCCATCCGCGAAGCGCTGGGATTCCTGAGCCCACCGAATGTGAGTGATCCCATCAATAATCCTGGAGTGTCCGACATTGATAAGTATCGGAATCTTATCCATGGCGATTTCAATAATGTGGGTGGAGAGTTTCGATTTCTACAGCGTTATCACATCAAAAATCAACCGCAGACATTTCTGACAGGCGTACGGGTTTACAAAGGATTCACCAAGAGCAGACAAGGAGCAGCAGATTCCACCTACGGACCCGTTTTCGAGTATGTGGATGTGGTGGCGAATCAGTCAGCATCCAGTCATCCCAGTGGGAATGTGGCGTGGTTTGCTGAGAATGTGTTCAACCTTCGCAAGAATCTGAGCATCACGCCAGGCGTTCGAATTGAGTACATTGATACGAAAACGGTCGGTTCTTCGCATACGGTTTATCGCGATCAGGCAGACAATGTGATCTTGGACAGCTTGAAAACGGGCGAATCGAGACGGAAGCGTTGGTTTCCGCTTTTCGGTATCGGGGTGAGTTACAAGCCGCTGAAAGGAATCGAACTCTACGCCAATTTCTCACAGAATTACAAATCCATCAACTTCAATGACCTGTGGGTTGCCAATCCCAGTTACAAGACCGATCCGAACATGAAGGACGAGACAGGCTACAATGCCGACCTTGGGATCAGAGGGCGTATTCGGAACGCATTTCAATATGAAGTGACAGGATTTATGATGATGTACAACGACCGCATCGGGTATGTGCAACAGGTGGATCCGCTGCTTTACAGCGTTTACAGGCTGCGCACCAACGTGGCCAATGCACGGAGCGTGGGCGTGGAAAGCTACCTGCGGTGGAGCACCATTCAAACATTCCGTCCAAACTCAGATTGGAAACTGGATGTCTTCTCCAACATCACCTGGCTCAGCGCCAAGTACATCGCATCCGAAGAAAGTGCCTTCCGAAACAAGCGCGTGGAACTGACACCTGCATTGCTCATCCGAACTGGATTGGATTTCGGCTATAAGGATTTTCGCATGTCGTATCTGTTCTCGTACACCGATAAGCAGTTTACCGATGCCACCAATTCCATCAGTACAGGCAATTCTGTCAATGGCCTTGTACCATCTTATTATGTGATGGATCTGAACTTTGCTTACAAGTATTGGAAGCTCACATTCAACGCTGGTATTGAGAACCTGACCAACAACTGGTACTTCACAAGAAGAGCGGTCGGATATCCCGGACCAGGCATCATTCCGTCATCGGGTCGCACCTTCTATATTACCATTGCAATAAAGGTTTAA